The segment aattttattaagaatGAATAAACCATAATGAAAAAAAGTCGTTTTACTTACTTCCTCTGAATTTACGTTATTTGAGCAGGTATATACCGGTCCTAAAAATGACTCCATCAGGTCATAAGCAAACCAGACCAGTGTATAAACATCATCGGAtcctgaaaaaataaaatttaaattaaatttattcgcAAGGAACATAGCAGGGGTGTTTagacaaatatttattgattatttaaacTTACCTGCACCGGACCGAAtagaatctttttttttcttcaaatgtCTGCGGAACGTAGCCATCAGTATTTCTTTTTTGGTCTTCAATTCCTTGACacttttattcattataatgcTGAGGCGAGTCTATGCATCATTAACCTTTTGCCGATCTTTGTGATCGGCATCTTTGGGATTCCAGAGACATGGCTCATTTTGATAAGCCTCCAAAAATGTCAGAATCGTAGTTGCTGACCAATCAGACATTTTTTACGCTTTCGCGCCAACGAAAAAGTGTAGAAAGAAAATACGTCCGCCTCCCGCAAGCTCGCGCGCATTACTGAACGCTGCCAAACGTGTGGATACGTCGCAAACTGTTTGCCAAACATCCTTTGATCTGGCAAGAAAAACCGACACCGATGCCGAACACTGCCCACCACAAACACAAATAGGCAAACAACGACAAACACCCATCCACACGTCCGTGTTTGCTGTTTGCCATTGTTTGTCAAGCGTGTGGATGGGGCTTTAAATAGTAGAGTGAGGTTGATTGTCTCGCCTCGCCCAGCACCGGCGAGCGCACCGATCACATTCTCGTGCTCCCGTTAAGTGTTCTGTGTCCCGTTTCCCAGTGTAGACTGTAGCCTTGTAAAAAGTTTGGAGCGggcatttaaatatatttatattataatattaatatataattgaatCTGGATAAATCCATCCAGTGAATTTTTAGTTGGTTGTTAGTTTGCGTCGTAACTCGTAGCTGTAAGCATAAAATGCAAATTGAAACTTTTGTGTTTTTCGACCTGGAAACTACTGGCCTTCCACATTTGGAGAGAAACAGAACAAAAATAACCGAGTTATGTTTTATTGCAGTATCAAGACATGATCTCACCACATGCAAATCTGGTAAACccataacaaataaattatcttgTGTCTTTAATCCTGAAAGAAAGATACAGATTGCTGCTTCACAAAAAACTGGCTTGACAAATATGTCATTAAAGCACCAGCAAGtgtttaaagataaaattcctattttaaatctatttttggAGGGATTAAGAAAGCCAGTGTGTTTAGTTGCTCACAATGGTAACACTTTcgactataaagttttaaaaGCTGAATATAATGATGCTCAAATTGATTTACCAAGTGATATATTCTGTGTGGATTCATTAATAGgatttagaaaaatattaaaagataatGATTTAAGATTTGACAGTATATCCATAGATTCTCATAATGTTACATCATCCACAGTGGAAGAAGATATAGTAACTGATGATGAGGATGAGTGGCCTGAACTTAATGTTAGTTTAGAAGATTGGCAAAATATTGACAAGCTTGTTATAACCAATGTAACACCTTCAGATAGTGATTCTAAGAAAAGCCTACAGTTATCATCATTATATAAACGGCTTCTTAACAAACATCCAGTGGATGCACACAGAGCAGAAGCAGATTGCTCCATGTTACTGCAATGTGTAATTTCAACAAAAGAT is part of the Leptidea sinapis chromosome 13, ilLepSina1.1, whole genome shotgun sequence genome and harbors:
- the LOC126967426 gene encoding three-prime repair exonuclease 1-like, whose amino-acid sequence is MQIETFVFFDLETTGLPHLERNRTKITELCFIAVSRHDLTTCKSGKPITNKLSCVFNPERKIQIAASQKTGLTNMSLKHQQVFKDKIPILNLFLEGLRKPVCLVAHNGNTFDYKVLKAEYNDAQIDLPSDIFCVDSLIGFRKILKDNDLRFDSISIDSHNVTSSTVEEDIVTDDEDEWPELNVSLEDWQNIDKLVITNVTPSDSDSKKSLQLSSLYKRLLNKHPVDAHRAEADCSMLLQCVISTKDLFLPWADKFYILLSSIKPLQRH